GCGTGACCAACACCAACCGCCAGCTTCCCGCGCTCGACGGGCAGGTTGGGCGTCCCAAGGTCGCGGTGCTCGCCGAAAGGGCGCGGCTCATCAATCCGTCCGTCCGGGTGGAGACGCTGGCCGAGTTTTTCACGAAAGCCTCGTCCGCCCGGCTGCTCGACGGCGGCTTCGACTGCGTGATCGACGCCATCGACACCGTGTCCAACAAGGCCCTGCTCATCGCCGAATGCGTCTCGCGCGAGCTCGACTGCGTGACGGTCGGCGGCGCGGGCGGCAAGCGCGATGCCACGCGCATCCGCGCCGGCGACCTCGGCGAATCCACCGGGGACGAACTGCTGCGGCTCGTGCGCAAGAAACTGCGGCGCGACCACGGTTTCGCGCGTGGCGAGAAAAACCGCTACGGCGTGCGCTGCGTGTATTCGCCGGAGAAGCCGGTTTTCCCCT
This genomic stretch from Termitidicoccus mucosus harbors:
- a CDS encoding tRNA threonylcarbamoyladenosine dehydratase is translated as MSEFEQDYLDRFGGIGRLVGRAGLARLRAARVCVIGVGGVGSWTVEALVRSGVGALTLIDLDDVCVTNTNRQLPALDGQVGRPKVAVLAERARLINPSVRVETLAEFFTKASSARLLDGGFDCVIDAIDTVSNKALLIAECVSRELDCVTVGGAGGKRDATRIRAGDLGESTGDELLRLVRKKLRRDHGFARGEKNRYGVRCVYSPEKPVFPWADGTCAAEPEPGSNLRLDCESGFGTAVFVTGAFGLAAAGEAVRLIAERP